The genomic window GCATCACGTTGTGGCACACCGCGACCCTGGGGAGCAGGCGGTTCGCCGGAAGCCCCGCGGCGAGCGACGGGACGAAGAACGGATGCCAGTACTGCGCTATCACCGCACCGGCTCCCAGCCGGGCGATCCTGCGCGCCGACCGCCGCCAGGACAGGGGGTTCGAGGAGTCGATCAGGACGTCCGCCTCGTGCCCGCCGCCGGCCCCCGGCTCGAGCTGGGACGTGCCGGGGAACAGGAAGCCCGGGTAGAGGCGCGAAAAGGATATCCTGGAGGTCTCGGCCGATCCGGCGAGCGCCTGTTCGAGGCGGAGCGTGAACTGGGCTATCCCCCCGCGCCACGGCGGGAAGGGACCGGCCAGGGCAAGGCGCATCAGGGGCTGGTCCCCTGGGTTCCCGATACGGATCTCTCCACGATGTTGAACGGCTTCTTGCCGGGCAGGAACCTCAGCATCATCTCGCCGAGGAGGCCCAGGGAGACGAGCTGGAAGCCTATCAGCATCAGGAACACGCCCATGAGGAGGAGGGGGCGGTTGCCGATGGACTCGCCGCCCAGCCAGAGGACGGAGAGATATGCCGTGATGGCGAGGCCCGTCGCGAACAGGGTCGTGCCGATGCCCCCGAAGAAATGGAGGGGCCTGAACGAGTATCGGTGGAGGAACAGCACCGTCAGCAGGTCGGCGTAGCCCCTGAAGAACCTGGAGAGCCCGTACTTGCTCCTGCCGTGCCTCCTGGGCCTGTGGTTGACCGCCTTCTCGCCGACCCTGTACCCGAGCTGCGCCACCAGGACCGGCGTGTACCTGTGCATCTCGCCGTACAGGTCGAGCCTTCGGGCCGTCTCGCCCCTGTAGAGCTTCAGCCCGCAGTTGAAGTCGTGCAGCCGGAGACCGGTGGCCAGGCGCACGATGCAGTTGAAGACCTTCGAGGGGATGCGCTTGGAGAGCGGGTCGTGCCGGGTCTTCTTCCATCCGCTGACGAGGTCGAGATTGCCTTCGGCCATCATGGAGGCCATGGCCGGGAGCTCGGCCGGATCGTCCTGGAGATCGGCGTCCATGGTGGCGACGAGAGACCCGGATGCCTCGGCGAAACCCGCCGAGAGGGCGGCCGCCTTGCCCATGCTGCGGCCGAACCTCACGCCCTTCACGGGATACGACGAGGATGCCTCGAGGATGGCGGCCCAGGTGCGGTCGACACTGCCGTCGTCTACGATGATCATCTCCCAGCGAAAGCCGTCCAGGGCCTTCGCCGTCTCCCCGACCAGGGTCGCGATGCTGGCTTCCTCGTCCCTAGCCGGGACTACGACGGAGATGTCCATGCCGGTTCCTCCTGCTCTGCGCTGCGGAAGATCGAGCGCCGGGAGCCCTTCGTCAACGAGAGCCCGGGCCGGGGAACTCCAGCATCGAGGGTCCGTCGGGGCCGAACCTGGCGCAGGTGAAGGTCGTCACCCAGTCGCCGGTGGAGATGTGGACGCCCTGTCCGATGCGCCTGATCCCGGCGGCATGGATGTGCCCCGTCACCACCGCCCCGAAGCCCCTGGAGATCATCCCCCCGGCCCAGGACGTCATGCCCGGGGGGATCTCGGTGATCTCCCTCCGGAGAATCCTGCGGCTCGTGCCAGAGGCGAGGGTGCCGAGCAAGGCTCCCGCGTCGGGATGCAGGAGCCTGAACAGGAATCGGGAAAGCCCCGCCCGGAGCACCGGCCGCAGGAGGTATCTGTATCCGAAGTCGCCGCCTCCGAGCCCGTCACCGTGGGCTGCCGCCGTTCTGATGCCGTGGCAGACCGTCTCCACCACAGGCGTCCTGTCTATCATGAAGCCCGAAGCCCTCTCGAAATGGCTGCCCACCCACCAGTCGTGGTTGCCGGGGAGGAACACCGTCCGCCATCCCGCGCGGCCGAGCGCGGACATGGCAGGGAAGAGCCTCTCGTATCCGGCGGGGATGGCGCTGCCGTACTCGAACCAGAAGTCGAAGAGGTCGCCGGTGATCCAGAGTTCGCCGGGCTCCTCGTCGAGCAGCCCCGCGAGGAAGGATAGGAAGCGCTCCCTCCCGGGGTGGGGCAGGGGTTCGGGAAGGAGGTGTACGTCTCCGGCGAAGTAGACGAACGGGCCCCTCATCGCGCCAGGAGCCGCCCGGTGCAGCCGAAACCGGTCTCGACAGCGGGCGGGGCTCCTCTTCGGAAGAGGACGGCCGCCGGGAGCACGTCGCCCGGGATGCACGAGGCCAGGACGGAGTCCGCCAGGTAGACCGGCATCGATACTCCCATGGCGTTCAGGTGGGCCTGGGAGGCGTTCCTCCCCTCGACCGTGAACTGGACGGGAACCGCCCTCACCCCCCGGTCCGCCAGCCCGGCGAGCGAGACGAGATCGGAATCGACCGCCGCGTATCCGTCGAGGGGCATCCAGTAGTAGACGACCAGGGCGCTGTCGAGGGAGAGGTCGGGAGGCAGCCCGTCAGGTCCGGTGAGGGTCCCGGGCACTTCGAGGACCTCCGGGGGGGCGTCCTCGATCCCTCCGCCGCCCCCGCAGGAGGCGAGAAGAAGGGGCAGCACGAGCAGCAGCGGCGCGGCCGGAGCCCCTGACGGAATCCGCCGGATGATCATCGGCAGTCCGCTTCGAGCGCGCCGAGCAGCCGTGCCGACGTAGAGGACGAACCCGAGGGGGACGGCATGGCGAGCGCGTAGGTCCAGCCTCCCAGGTGCCTGGCTGTGGTCGCGCCGGCGGGCCGGCCGGGGGAGAGGGGCGCAGGTGAACGGATTATCGCCAGAACCGAAGAATCCGGAAGAAGGATCGTGCCTATCCGGTAGGGGAAGATGGTCCACACGCCCCGGACGGAACCGTCGCCGCGAGGCTCTCCCATCCGGGCCAGGTCCGCGGCGATGGGCCCGATCTCGGCCTGGG from Candidatus Fermentibacter sp. includes these protein-coding regions:
- a CDS encoding glycosyltransferase family 2 protein, producing MDISVVVPARDEEASIATLVGETAKALDGFRWEMIIVDDGSVDRTWAAILEASSSYPVKGVRFGRSMGKAAALSAGFAEASGSLVATMDADLQDDPAELPAMASMMAEGNLDLVSGWKKTRHDPLSKRIPSKVFNCIVRLATGLRLHDFNCGLKLYRGETARRLDLYGEMHRYTPVLVAQLGYRVGEKAVNHRPRRHGRSKYGLSRFFRGYADLLTVLFLHRYSFRPLHFFGGIGTTLFATGLAITAYLSVLWLGGESIGNRPLLLMGVFLMLIGFQLVSLGLLGEMMLRFLPGKKPFNIVERSVSGTQGTSP
- a CDS encoding UDP-2,3-diacylglucosamine diphosphatase; this translates as MRGPFVYFAGDVHLLPEPLPHPGRERFLSFLAGLLDEEPGELWITGDLFDFWFEYGSAIPAGYERLFPAMSALGRAGWRTVFLPGNHDWWVGSHFERASGFMIDRTPVVETVCHGIRTAAAHGDGLGGGDFGYRYLLRPVLRAGLSRFLFRLLHPDAGALLGTLASGTSRRILRREITEIPPGMTSWAGGMISRGFGAVVTGHIHAAGIRRIGQGVHISTGDWVTTFTCARFGPDGPSMLEFPGPGSR